Proteins encoded within one genomic window of Humulus lupulus chromosome 1, drHumLupu1.1, whole genome shotgun sequence:
- the LOC133812634 gene encoding zinc-finger homeodomain protein 6, with the protein MEVRDEELDKEKGMRNTTTSTTLDYNSPNRDSSPVGSEKLSHGNPIILNPPPHQTLAAFPHNQYNLSYRPVSKPRSRSTRDHHHHNQGSSPDPVTTVSPTSATPVASGSHLKTTATATAPASAAVEGGIIVVPVSSPPTRYRECLKNHAASSGRHVLDGCGEFMPSGEEGSADALKCAACDCHRNFHRKEIDGGESQYVPGYKDINRRNSIVLPPQHYHHLHHQPHPHPHHHPFTLHGLSSTPATGAGLIPPVMMAFGGGGGLAAESSSEDLNVFQSNYGGGGGIRGQQSSDAAGNSSKKRFRTKFNQEQKEKMMEFAEKLGWRIQKHDEQEVQVFCSDVGVKRQVFKVWMHNNKQAMKKKEM; encoded by the coding sequence ATGGAAGTAAGAGATGAGGAATTAGATAAAGAAAAAGGGATGCGAaacactactacttctactactctGGATTATAACTCACCCAATAGGGACTCTTCTCCTGTGGGATCAGAAAAATTAAGCCATGGCAATCCCATCATACTCAaccctcctcctcatcaaacccTAGCAGCCTTCCCCCATAACCAATATAATCTCTCTTATCGACCAGTAAGCAAGCCCAGAAGTAGAAGTACTAGAGATCATCATCATCACAATCAGGGGTCGAGCCCAGATCCAGTCACCACTGTCAGCCCAACTTCGGCCACCCCAGTCGCTAGCGGATCACATCTCAagactactgctactgctactgcaccAGCGAGCGCCGCCGTCGAGGGGGGCATCATCGTCGTCCCCGTTTCTTCTCCTCCGACAAGATACCGCGAATGTCTGAAGAACCACGCAGCCAGCTCTGGCCGCCATGTCCTCGACGGCTGCGGAGAATTCATGCCCAGTGGAGAAGAAGGCTCTGCGGATGCGTTGAAATGCGCCGCCTGCGACTGCCATAGGAATTTCCACCGGAAAGAGATCGACGGCGGCGAGTCTCAATACGTTCCGGGGTATAAAGATATCAACAGAAGAAACTCAATAGTACTGCCACCCCAACATTATCATCATCTCCATCATCAacctcatcctcatcctcatcaTCACCCCTTCACATTACATGGCCTTTCGTCGACACCGGCGACCGGAGCGGGGCTGATTCCGCCAGTGATGATGGCATTCGGGGGCGGCGGTGGCTTGGCGGCAGAGTCTTCGAGCGAGGATCTCAACGTGTTCCAATCGAATTACGGCGGCGGAGGAGGAATAAGGGGGCAGCAGTCGTCTGATGCGGCGGGTAATTCTTCGAAGAAGCGGTTTCGGACTAAGTTCAATCAAGAACAGAAGGAGAAGATGATGGAGTTCGCCGAGAAGTTGGGGTGGAGAATTCAGAAGCATGATGAGCAAGAGGTTCAGGTGTTTTGCTCCGATGTCGGAGTTAAACGACAGGTTTTCAAGGTTTGGATGCATAATAATAAACAAGCTATGAAGAAGAAGGAAATGTAA
- the LOC133812635 gene encoding uncharacterized protein LOC133812635 — translation MAKTRALLVVFCAVALCAGPRWGSAENAADEARERVKNQLAEEATGNSLGSSQKLPCYVGTEKSENKVINNAWEEPSMATDAVKSASPDKSKNGEAAGWTYDDAKQTMLEALEFGIERASDAYERTKKFIIDLVTNNEVLDKAYDVEEDDDDDQTHKKGKEKARVNYNEAKENEKASYRLAKEKMTEEEKARNEAAKENVSQAAGDLGEVLRLREKREEL, via the exons ATGGCAAAGACGAGAGCCTTACTAGTGGTGTTTTGCGCAGTGGCTTTGTGCGCCGGGCCTCGTTGGGGTTCGGCCGAGAACGCCGCCGATGAAGCCCGTGAGAGGGTGAAGAATCAGCTGGCGGAGGAGGCTACGGGAAACTCATTGGGCTCTTCTCAGAAATTACCCTGCTA TGTTGGCACAGAAAAATCTGAAAATAAGGTGATAAACAATGCTTGGGAAGAACCATCTATGGCAACGGATGCAGTGAAATCTGCTTCACCTG ACAAGAGCAAGAATGGTGAGGCAGCTGGTTGGACTTATGATGACGCCAAGCAGACGATGCTTGAAGCGTTGGAGTTTGGTATAGAAAGAGCGAGTGATGCGTATGAACGAACTAAGAAGTTTATTATTGACTTGGTTACCAATAATGAGGTTTTGGACAAAGCCTATGATgtggaagaagatgatgatgatgatcaaaCTCATAAGAAAGGAAAAGAGAAAGCAAGAGTTAATTATAACGAAGCTAAAGAAAATGAGAAAGCTTCTTATAGGTTGGCCAAAGAGAAAATGACCGAAGAGGAAAAAGCTAGGAATGAGGCTGCCAAGGAAAATGTTTCACAAGCTGCTGGTGATCTTGGGGAAGTTCTAAGGCTAAGGGAGAAGAGAGAAGAGCTGTAA